In the Methermicoccus shengliensis DSM 18856 genome, CGAGCTGTGCAGGGACATAGCTCACAGAATTAGAGAGGCCATAGACAGCCTGAGTACAAAGGATGCTGGCACAGAGATGTACATGGGTGCAGATGGCACACCCACAAAACGCATTGATGACGTGGCAGAGCGTACAGCTCTCGAGGTGATAAGCGAGAGTGGACATCCCATGAGGGTGGTCAGCGAGGAGTGTGGTGAAATCTCTCTCGGAGGCTCTGATATCACGCTCGTTCTCGACCCCATAGATGGCACCACCAATGCCATAAGGGGTCTGCCATCGTACACCGTATCGATGGCACTCACACAAAGAGACCTCTCACAGGTGTGGTTCGGGTATGTGTATGAGCTATCGTGTGGGAGGGAGTACCATGCAGCAGCTGGGAGGGGGGCATATCTTGGCAAAAAAAGGCTTCACGTGTCCCATACTTCAGAGCTATCAGAGAGCACTCTGGGCCTGTATGGCTTTGCGCA is a window encoding:
- a CDS encoding bifunctional fructose-bisphosphatase/inositol-phosphate phosphatase — protein: MEVHEALELCRDIAHRIREAIDSLSTKDAGTEMYMGADGTPTKRIDDVAERTALEVISESGHPMRVVSEECGEISLGGSDITLVLDPIDGTTNAIRGLPSYTVSMALTQRDLSQVWFGYVYELSCGREYHAAAGRGAYLGKKRLHVSHTSELSESTLGLYGFAQSPRVMCTLARTCKGIRMAGCASLELCHVASGAIDGFVDLRGKLRMTDVAAGALLVREAGGMITDERARQLAGDVNVGTRLRIVSACAPLHGQLMKRIAEVGV